A single region of the Sorex araneus isolate mSorAra2 chromosome 7, mSorAra2.pri, whole genome shotgun sequence genome encodes:
- the LOC129406576 gene encoding whey acidic protein-like, protein MRCLASLSLLLLALEATLALAPAFKLPGLVEVCPALTSDLSSSEEVRCAARTPCETDAQCQQGAKCCPSLVCGNTCVSPLIVSVPKAGHCPRVQALQTLQPCMESSECSRDKHCAGTRKCCFSRCAMKCMEPVEAPTMQELPEALETSMPTARVELRAAPVVFGLDQTLHGERGLDLDYLTLGAASITCALNKNGTHRKVSERHFRQRALTNDGV, encoded by the exons ATGCGCTGTCTCGCCAGCCTGTCCCTGCTCCTGCTTGCCCTGGAGGCCACCCTGGCCCTGGCTCCAGCCTTCAAACTGCCAG GGCTGGTGGAAGTGTGCCCGGCCCTCACCTCGGACCTCAGCTCTTCAGAGGAGGTTCGCTGTGCTGCCAGGACGCCCTGTGAGACTGACGCCCAGTGCCAGCAGGGTGCCAAGTGCTGCCCCAGCCTTGTCTGCGGAAACACCTGCGTGTCCCCACTCATAG TGTCTGTCCCCAAGGCTGGCCACTGCCCACGGGTGCAGGCCCTGCAGACGCTGCAGCCCTGCATGGAGAGCAGCGAGTGCTCCAGAGACAAGCACTGCGCTGGCACCAGGAAGTGCTGCTTCAGCAGGTGTGCCATGAAGTGCATGGAGCCTGTGGAAG cccccaccatgCAGGAGCTCCCCGAAGCCCTTGAGACCTCCATGCCCACTGCCAGG GTGGAACTCCGAGCTGCCCCAGTTGTGTTTGGCCTGGACCAGACCCTGCATGGAGAAAGGGGGCTGGATCTGGACTATCTGACTCTGGGGGCAGCA TCCATAACTTGTGCCCTCAACAAAAATGGAACCCATCGGAAGGTGAGCGAGCGTCACTTCCGGCAGCGCGCCCTCACCAATGATGGCGTCTAG